A region of Deinococcus detaillensis DNA encodes the following proteins:
- a CDS encoding BTAD domain-containing putative transcriptional regulator, with product MTLTWRDLTSRRRARVPAVRGALARPRLQAVMDTARVLLLVAPAGYGKTTALAASLAVGAHAWLTLDADDADPQVLAAGLALAAENLPGGAAVAELLDAGASPRRVAARMADLLDACGGLLVLDEAQYLSGAPVGDLLRELLSGGLPGTTAGRLALLSRVPLALPELARLDAAGEVVRLGTSELAFTRQEVGALLRASGLNPTDAELRLAHTVTEGWPIAVRFLAQAAAQGRVQLTTLADLDGGEAQLGTLFAYLASEVLGPLEPALRGVLTRGSLFEELTPELARAVLDEPNGAALLETLANGGTFLTRSEHLSASEGSVYRAHPLLRAHLRAGLPEAEIQVLASRGAAYFERTGRPRRALAAHLLSGDTARAASLLSVHGAGWLDQGRAGLIERSLGRMPRTVWTPELHALAGDALRLSSRYGEAVAEYEQATPLLRALGQVQVALDTVQPDGAWEALEVAATLNPDSQTLRRMWAENLLNAGRLPEALALEPELANGARAALRCGDLGRALELALAAARGEAGGTRAAQNHREGLLLAAFVSALCGESALAAEHARAGLAEGERLESPFVRSLALARLGHAGMTAGDLDGARASYEQALTLAQHVSGRLRVEPLMGLAALVGRAGDPARATVLKTEALAQTGGDGYMAGLLHLAAALGIQEGGGVDASGLDSAFAAFQICGDAFGLACVALARFAAGSGGGLEAAQAAARYPFLLTRRCLFSPVSDLSGRARLLAQLAQAQPELQVALLPIARELGYSELPHPDQTPGFSVQIAVLGRVSVTRSHETRGREWGRVRARDLLALLSVHDAGLPRETAQEALFPGADPGVGERNFRVTLHALGQVLEEGAVSGVFLERGDWIRLKIGSDLRVDLHAARALLDAQTGKAGRLEGLLTLPSQVADSDLDDVQQEAQRYAARLPEALAAEAEYALNVGEFGNAIRAAERALTLDAAHESAAHTLMRAWHARGNAAAARRVYEQLRSALGELGLKPLPNTRALGGDTSEPAPRMLR from the coding sequence ATGACCCTCACCTGGCGTGACCTGACTTCGCGGCGACGGGCGCGGGTACCAGCGGTGCGTGGGGCGCTGGCCCGGCCCCGCCTTCAGGCGGTGATGGACACTGCCCGGGTGCTGCTGCTGGTGGCCCCGGCAGGCTACGGCAAGACCACTGCGCTGGCGGCGAGTCTGGCCGTGGGAGCGCATGCTTGGCTGACCCTGGACGCCGACGACGCTGACCCGCAGGTACTTGCCGCCGGACTGGCGCTGGCCGCCGAGAATTTACCGGGTGGCGCGGCAGTGGCCGAACTGCTGGACGCCGGAGCTTCTCCCCGCCGTGTGGCCGCACGCATGGCAGATTTGCTGGATGCCTGCGGGGGTCTGCTGGTATTGGATGAAGCGCAGTATTTAAGTGGCGCACCTGTCGGGGACCTTCTGCGCGAGTTGCTCAGCGGCGGCCTCCCCGGCACTACGGCTGGCCGGCTGGCACTACTGTCACGCGTGCCGCTCGCACTGCCGGAACTGGCCCGGCTGGACGCAGCAGGCGAGGTCGTGCGGCTGGGAACGTCTGAGCTGGCCTTCACCCGGCAAGAGGTGGGGGCGCTGCTGCGCGCCAGTGGCCTGAATCCCACCGACGCGGAGTTGCGGCTGGCCCACACCGTGACCGAGGGCTGGCCCATCGCCGTGCGTTTTCTGGCCCAGGCGGCGGCGCAGGGACGCGTTCAACTGACCACCCTGGCCGATCTGGACGGCGGCGAGGCGCAACTGGGAACGCTGTTTGCCTACCTGGCCTCCGAGGTGCTGGGACCGCTGGAGCCGGCTCTGCGCGGCGTGTTGACACGCGGCAGCTTGTTTGAAGAGCTGACCCCCGAACTCGCCCGCGCCGTGCTGGACGAGCCGAACGGCGCGGCGCTGCTAGAGACATTGGCGAACGGCGGCACTTTTCTCACCCGTTCAGAACATCTGAGCGCTTCAGAGGGGAGCGTTTACCGCGCCCATCCACTGCTCCGCGCCCATCTGCGGGCGGGCTTGCCGGAGGCCGAGATTCAGGTTCTGGCCTCGCGCGGGGCGGCGTATTTTGAGCGTACCGGACGGCCCCGCCGGGCGCTGGCGGCTCATCTCTTGTCGGGCGACACGGCGCGGGCGGCGTCGCTGCTCTCGGTGCACGGAGCAGGCTGGCTGGATCAGGGGCGGGCCGGACTGATTGAGCGCAGTCTGGGAAGAATGCCGCGCACGGTCTGGACGCCTGAACTGCATGCGCTGGCGGGCGACGCCCTGCGCCTCTCGTCGCGGTACGGCGAGGCGGTGGCCGAATATGAACAGGCCACACCCCTCTTGCGGGCGCTGGGGCAGGTGCAGGTGGCGCTGGATACCGTGCAGCCAGACGGGGCGTGGGAGGCGCTGGAGGTGGCGGCAACCCTGAACCCTGACTCGCAGACGCTGCGGCGCATGTGGGCTGAGAATCTGCTGAATGCCGGGCGGCTGCCCGAGGCGCTGGCGTTAGAACCGGAGCTGGCGAACGGAGCGCGGGCAGCCCTGAGGTGCGGCGATCTTGGGCGGGCGCTCGAGCTGGCGCTGGCCGCGGCACGCGGCGAGGCGGGCGGCACCCGGGCGGCCCAGAACCACCGCGAGGGCTTGCTGCTGGCCGCTTTCGTCTCGGCACTGTGCGGAGAGTCAGCCCTGGCCGCCGAACACGCCCGCGCCGGACTGGCTGAGGGTGAACGCCTAGAAAGCCCATTTGTGCGCTCATTGGCGCTGGCGCGGCTGGGTCATGCCGGGATGACGGCGGGCGATCTGGATGGTGCGCGGGCCTCCTACGAACAGGCTCTGACGCTGGCGCAGCACGTTTCGGGCCGCCTGCGTGTGGAGCCGCTGATGGGCCTGGCCGCGCTGGTAGGCCGGGCGGGTGACCCGGCGCGGGCCACGGTGCTGAAAACCGAGGCGCTGGCCCAGACTGGCGGTGACGGGTACATGGCGGGCCTGCTGCATCTGGCGGCGGCGCTGGGCATACAGGAGGGCGGGGGAGTGGACGCGTCTGGACTGGACTCGGCCTTCGCTGCCTTCCAGATTTGTGGCGACGCCTTTGGCCTGGCCTGCGTGGCGCTGGCCCGTTTCGCAGCGGGTAGCGGTGGGGGTTTGGAGGCAGCGCAGGCAGCGGCGCGTTATCCTTTCCTGCTGACTCGGCGCTGCCTGTTCTCTCCGGTCTCTGATTTATCTGGGCGGGCGCGGCTGCTGGCGCAGTTGGCGCAGGCGCAGCCCGAACTTCAAGTAGCTCTGCTGCCCATTGCCCGCGAGCTGGGTTACTCAGAGCTGCCCCATCCCGATCAGACGCCCGGTTTCTCCGTTCAGATTGCTGTGTTGGGCCGTGTGTCGGTCACGCGCAGCCATGAGACGAGGGGGCGCGAATGGGGCCGGGTCAGAGCGCGTGATCTGCTGGCGCTTCTGTCAGTGCATGACGCTGGCCTACCGCGTGAGACGGCCCAGGAAGCGCTGTTTCCGGGAGCCGATCCTGGCGTGGGCGAACGCAACTTTCGCGTGACCCTCCATGCGCTGGGTCAGGTACTGGAGGAGGGGGCGGTCAGCGGCGTGTTTCTGGAACGCGGTGACTGGATTCGCCTGAAAATCGGTTCCGATCTGCGCGTTGATCTGCACGCGGCCCGCGCCCTGTTGGACGCGCAGACTGGAAAAGCAGGGCGACTGGAGGGCCTGCTGACTTTGCCCAGTCAGGTGGCCGACTCCGATCTGGACGACGTGCAGCAAGAAGCCCAGCGTTACGCGGCCCGATTGCCCGAAGCCCTGGCCGCCGAGGCCGAATACGCGCTGAATGTCGGGGAGTTTGGGAACGCTATTCGCGCCGCCGAACGTGCCCTCACTCTGGACGCGGCCCACGAGAGCGCCGCCCACACCCTGATGCGGGCTTGGCACGCACGCGGCAACGCCGCCGCCGCCCGCCGCGTCTATGAACAGCTTCGCAGCGCCCTGGGTGAGCTGGGATTGAAGCCGCTGCCGAACACACGGGCGCTCGGCGGAGACACATCAGAACCTGCGCCCAGAATGCTCCGGTAA
- a CDS encoding 3-hydroxybutyrate dehydrogenase has translation MTTPKEPSSPEHRTALVTGGTGGIGLAIARRFQADGMQVAVLDLDRPGARDIAAEHGLTFIRADLGQREDCRRAVDETVAALGGLDVLVNNAGFQHIAPVADFPEDTWDAMLRVMLTAPFLLSKYAWPSLIRSGQGRIINVSSIHGHVASPFKSAYVSAKHGLIGLTRTAALEAGEQGLTVNAICPGYVRTPLVTGQMADQARTRGISVEEVEQRVMLESAAIKQLLNPEDIAALASYVASPAAWGMTGAVLDLDLGWTAR, from the coding sequence ATGACAACTCCAAAAGAACCCAGTTCACCAGAACATAGAACCGCGCTGGTCACGGGCGGCACGGGCGGCATCGGACTCGCCATCGCCCGCAGATTTCAGGCGGATGGAATGCAGGTGGCCGTCCTCGATCTAGACCGGCCTGGGGCACGCGACATCGCCGCCGAACACGGCCTGACCTTTATAAGAGCAGACCTGGGACAGCGTGAGGATTGTCGCCGCGCCGTAGATGAGACGGTGGCCGCGCTGGGCGGGCTGGACGTGCTGGTCAACAACGCGGGCTTTCAACACATTGCCCCAGTGGCCGATTTCCCCGAAGACACTTGGGACGCCATGCTGCGCGTGATGCTGACCGCGCCTTTTTTGCTGTCCAAGTACGCCTGGCCGTCTCTGATTCGCAGCGGGCAGGGCCGCATCATCAATGTATCCAGCATTCACGGCCATGTCGCCAGCCCCTTCAAGAGCGCTTATGTCAGCGCCAAGCACGGGCTGATTGGCCTGACGCGCACGGCGGCGCTGGAGGCAGGCGAGCAGGGCTTGACGGTCAACGCCATCTGCCCCGGTTACGTGCGGACGCCGCTGGTCACGGGCCAGATGGCTGATCAGGCCCGCACGCGCGGCATCAGTGTTGAGGAAGTGGAGCAGCGGGTGATGCTCGAAAGCGCGGCCATCAAACAACTGCTCAACCCCGAGGATATCGCCGCTCTCGCCAGCTATGTCGCCAGCCCCGCCGCCTGGGGCATGACCGGCGCGGTGCTGGACTTGGATCTGGGGTGGACGGCGCGGTAG